A stretch of Aureispira sp. CCB-E DNA encodes these proteins:
- a CDS encoding DUF1501 domain-containing protein produces the protein MKNISRRQFIKHTGLATAGTMLLPMFLNAFDRQSIQNYKNRKLVVVQFSGGNDGLNAIVPYTNDVYYKSRPTIAVPSNKVLKATDALGFNPKLQVLQQLYDSGDVCIINNIGYPNPDRSHFRSMDIWHTASASNEFLSTGWLGRYLDGNCAHCQNPHHAIEIDDTLSLALKGHQKSGFAMKNPNQLRNTTRSKIVQAVAQHHHHHEHEENVAYLYKTLANTISSADYIYEKSKVYTSKANYPKGQLGKELKQVAELIVSEADTQIYYVTLGGFDTHNNQVAQQDRLLQAYSDAMMAFVRDLKQNNKWEDTLVMTFSEFGRRVAENGSRGTDHGAGNNLYLMGGKLKKQGFYNEGPNLLNLDKGDVKYAIDFRNVYATILKDWLKTDDQVVLQQPFDSLGFV, from the coding sequence ATGAAAAATATATCACGTCGTCAATTTATAAAACACACAGGTTTGGCAACTGCAGGAACAATGTTGTTACCTATGTTCCTAAATGCATTTGATCGACAAAGCATACAAAATTATAAAAATAGAAAATTGGTTGTGGTACAATTTTCGGGAGGAAACGATGGTTTGAATGCCATTGTTCCTTATACAAACGATGTTTACTATAAGAGTCGACCAACAATTGCAGTGCCATCCAATAAGGTTTTAAAGGCGACGGATGCATTGGGGTTTAATCCCAAGCTTCAAGTTTTGCAGCAATTATACGATAGTGGAGATGTATGTATTATTAACAATATCGGTTATCCTAATCCAGACCGTTCTCATTTTAGATCCATGGATATTTGGCATACCGCAAGTGCTTCCAATGAATTTTTATCAACAGGTTGGTTGGGGCGTTATTTAGACGGCAACTGTGCTCATTGTCAAAATCCACACCATGCAATAGAGATAGACGATACCTTGAGTTTGGCTCTAAAAGGTCATCAGAAGAGCGGTTTTGCCATGAAAAATCCTAACCAATTAAGAAATACGACTCGCAGCAAAATTGTGCAGGCAGTAGCACAGCACCATCATCATCACGAACATGAAGAAAATGTTGCTTACTTATACAAAACATTGGCAAATACAATTTCTTCGGCAGATTACATTTATGAAAAATCAAAGGTCTATACTTCTAAAGCTAATTATCCTAAAGGACAGCTGGGAAAAGAACTGAAACAGGTCGCAGAGTTGATTGTTTCGGAGGCGGATACGCAAATTTACTATGTGACATTGGGTGGTTTTGATACGCACAACAACCAAGTAGCTCAGCAAGATCGGCTGTTGCAGGCTTATTCGGATGCTATGATGGCTTTTGTTCGCGATTTGAAGCAAAATAATAAATGGGAAGATACCTTGGTCATGACTTTTTCAGAATTTGGTCGTCGAGTAGCCGAAAATGGAAGTCGAGGAACCGACCATGGTGCAGGAAATAACCTTTACTTAATGGGAGGCAAGCTTAAAAAACAAGGCTTTTACAACGAAGGTCCTAATTTGTTAAATTTAGATAAGGGAGATGTAAAGTACGCCATTGATTTTAGAAATGTTTATGCGACAATTCTCAAAGATTGGTTGAAAACAGATGACCAAGTAGTCTTGCAGCAACCATTTGATTCTTTGGGTTTTGTATGA
- a CDS encoding S8/S53 family peptidase has protein sequence MRLTKILFQSTRLGLGTLCFILSCIMGTTVSAQSTYYWSNNNKIPIQEDRSSIIFQFKDNTTIQSYFKQANSLIASVEIHDVQGRAVVQLTSKQTSSPIAVAEKLGVDVNQLESASFGLTLNDGFQIWPTHQIVLALRKDATMSDLNAIIGETKATIKESKYNRIILEVSDINKVVTLANKLYESPTVVWAHPDFYAKIKHNFTPSDPLYSNQFQMNNSNDVDCDAPEAWDINKGSSSIRVAVIDDGLETHEDLPTLNTSLGYTPANNGNGTPTSSGRHGVACAGSISAAHNNVGVAGIAPNVEIFSVNIFYGGETGSDLANAITYSKNQNADVMSNSWGYSSCTYSLDVLNTALADAKNNGRGGKGCVIVFAAGNDYASCVSYPGNSSNVIGVGAITNTGVRSAYSNRGNKLDISAPSSGGTLGVYTTDRMGSAGYSSGNYTGNFGGTSSACPLVSGVAALVLSANGNLTSAQVQNILETTADDMGASGFDVEFGHGRVNAHQALLAANGGGGGNPNPTCVGTNVTFTLNTDRYGSETSWVLTNSNGATVASGSNYANSRTYTFNWTLADGNYTFTINDSYGDGICCAYGNGSYSLVEGSTTIKTGGSFNSTEATNFCVATASSNSNGSGNPNVNVFSDGSSLMATEKETASNLVIYPNPASEQLVLELDHLKAGTQVSIIDGTGRLVWSNELTTNKYNINIQKLAKGMYNLTLREPNGTLITKHFVKK, from the coding sequence ATGAGACTCACAAAAATATTATTTCAATCTACTAGATTGGGATTAGGGACACTATGTTTTATTTTAAGCTGTATTATGGGAACTACAGTTAGCGCTCAATCTACCTACTACTGGTCCAACAATAACAAGATACCAATTCAAGAAGATCGCAGTAGTATTATTTTTCAATTTAAAGACAATACTACCATTCAATCCTACTTCAAACAGGCAAACAGTTTGATTGCATCGGTAGAAATACACGATGTTCAAGGCAGAGCCGTTGTTCAATTAACGTCCAAACAGACCTCTAGCCCTATTGCTGTTGCCGAAAAACTAGGTGTTGATGTCAACCAATTAGAAAGCGCTTCTTTTGGATTAACACTTAACGATGGTTTTCAAATCTGGCCCACCCATCAAATCGTCTTGGCACTACGCAAAGATGCTACTATGAGTGATTTAAATGCTATTATAGGCGAGACAAAAGCAACGATCAAGGAGTCAAAATACAATAGAATTATTTTAGAAGTTAGCGACATTAACAAGGTGGTAACGCTAGCAAATAAACTCTACGAAAGTCCTACTGTAGTATGGGCACATCCTGATTTTTATGCAAAAATAAAGCATAATTTTACACCTTCAGATCCTCTTTATAGCAATCAGTTTCAAATGAACAATTCCAATGATGTTGACTGTGATGCTCCTGAAGCATGGGATATCAACAAAGGTTCATCTAGCATACGTGTTGCTGTAATCGACGACGGTTTAGAAACGCACGAAGACTTGCCTACGTTGAATACTTCTTTGGGATACACACCTGCCAATAATGGCAATGGTACACCAACCTCTAGCGGAAGACATGGCGTTGCTTGCGCAGGTAGCATTAGTGCTGCTCATAATAATGTTGGTGTTGCTGGTATTGCACCTAATGTAGAAATCTTTTCTGTTAATATTTTTTATGGAGGAGAAACAGGTAGCGACCTTGCCAATGCAATCACTTATTCTAAGAATCAAAATGCAGATGTCATGAGTAATTCTTGGGGCTACTCTTCTTGTACATATAGTCTTGATGTTTTAAATACAGCTTTGGCCGACGCCAAAAATAACGGTCGAGGTGGAAAAGGCTGTGTGATTGTATTTGCTGCTGGTAATGACTATGCCTCATGTGTTAGTTATCCTGGCAACAGTTCAAATGTTATTGGAGTAGGTGCGATTACGAATACTGGTGTTCGTTCGGCTTATAGCAATAGAGGGAACAAATTAGATATTTCTGCTCCTTCATCTGGTGGTACTTTAGGAGTTTACACAACTGATAGAATGGGTAGTGCAGGTTACTCTAGTGGCAATTATACAGGCAACTTTGGAGGAACATCTTCTGCCTGTCCTTTAGTGAGTGGTGTGGCGGCATTAGTTTTGTCAGCCAATGGAAACTTAACGAGTGCTCAAGTTCAAAACATCTTAGAGACAACCGCCGATGATATGGGAGCTAGTGGGTTCGATGTAGAATTTGGTCACGGACGTGTCAACGCGCATCAAGCACTTCTTGCAGCTAATGGTGGCGGCGGAGGTAACCCCAACCCTACTTGTGTTGGAACCAATGTAACTTTTACCTTAAATACGGATCGTTATGGTTCAGAAACTTCATGGGTATTAACCAACAGTAATGGCGCAACAGTGGCTTCTGGTAGCAACTACGCCAATAGTCGTACCTATACGTTCAATTGGACTTTAGCAGATGGCAATTATACATTTACCATCAATGATTCTTATGGAGATGGCATTTGTTGTGCTTATGGTAATGGCTCCTACTCATTAGTTGAAGGATCGACAACTATCAAGACTGGAGGTTCATTTAATAGTACAGAAGCAACAAATTTCTGTGTCGCTACAGCAAGTTCTAACTCTAATGGCTCAGGTAATCCAAATGTTAATGTATTTTCCGACGGATCATCTCTAATGGCAACAGAAAAAGAAACGGCTTCTAATTTGGTCATCTATCCAAATCCTGCTAGCGAACAACTAGTCCTTGAATTAGATCATCTAAAAGCAGGAACACAGGTATCTATTATTGACGGAACAGGGCGTTTGGTTTGGTCTAATGAATTGACAACCAATAAATATAATATTAACATTCAAAAATTAGCGAAGGGAATGTACAACTTAACGCTTAGAGAACCGAATGGTACCTTAATCACAAAACATTTTGTAAAAAAGTAA
- a CDS encoding DUF1800 domain-containing protein produces the protein MTEEQKIQHLYWRAGFGLSPIEFQKKKKQPLEKVLNDLFKEAKKVNSVRIPYYNMPSAQSFKAMEKKERREKMKEIQQLTTEVNLNWVRQMTSNESNCLQEKMTLFWHGHFACESKRFDYAAQQINTIRHYALGNFRDLVLAISKDAAMILYLNNQQNRKNKPNENYARELMELFTIGRGNYTEKDIQEAARAFTGWFSDRVTGDFKFTERQHDFEKKVFMGKTGNWNGDDIIDIILDRKETATFLARKVYRYFVNEQVNENNVAVLAKVLYQSNYNIETMMRTLFESDWFYAAENVGTKIKSPIELLVGIGKVLNLKYGNAKSVLFPQRALGQTLFRPPNVAGWPGGKTWIDNATLMLRMNFAAFVFQRAELTLELKNEPEEAKGGRLKNLELTGDVNGLTKAFSKIKNDDLGVALEAYLLQTPFSIQNSFIETMAKEASSTEGTMKAYVLGIMSLPEYQVC, from the coding sequence ATGACAGAAGAACAAAAGATACAACACTTATATTGGCGGGCAGGCTTTGGTTTGTCTCCTATTGAATTCCAAAAAAAGAAAAAACAACCACTAGAGAAGGTTCTGAATGATTTGTTCAAGGAGGCTAAAAAAGTCAATTCTGTTCGAATACCTTATTATAATATGCCTTCTGCGCAAAGTTTCAAAGCAATGGAAAAAAAAGAACGCAGAGAAAAAATGAAGGAAATACAGCAACTAACAACGGAGGTTAACTTAAACTGGGTGCGCCAAATGACCTCAAATGAGTCCAATTGTTTACAAGAAAAAATGACATTATTTTGGCATGGTCACTTTGCTTGCGAGTCGAAGCGGTTTGATTATGCTGCGCAGCAAATTAATACCATTCGTCACTATGCTTTGGGGAATTTTAGAGATTTAGTGTTGGCTATATCCAAAGATGCTGCAATGATTTTGTATCTAAACAATCAGCAAAATAGAAAAAATAAGCCCAATGAGAATTATGCTCGTGAACTAATGGAGCTATTTACTATTGGTAGAGGGAATTACACCGAAAAAGATATTCAAGAAGCGGCAAGAGCTTTTACGGGGTGGTTTTCAGATCGAGTAACTGGAGATTTTAAGTTTACAGAGCGGCAACATGATTTTGAGAAAAAGGTGTTTATGGGCAAAACAGGGAATTGGAATGGGGATGATATTATTGATATTATTTTAGATCGAAAGGAAACAGCGACGTTTTTGGCAAGAAAGGTTTATCGTTATTTTGTTAATGAGCAAGTGAATGAAAACAATGTTGCTGTATTGGCAAAAGTGTTGTACCAGTCCAATTATAATATTGAAACTATGATGCGCACATTATTTGAAAGCGATTGGTTTTATGCCGCAGAAAATGTGGGGACAAAAATAAAATCACCAATAGAATTGTTGGTTGGAATAGGAAAGGTGTTGAATTTGAAATATGGAAATGCTAAATCTGTTTTGTTTCCACAACGGGCATTGGGGCAAACATTGTTTAGACCTCCTAACGTAGCAGGTTGGCCAGGAGGAAAAACGTGGATTGATAATGCTACCTTAATGCTTCGAATGAATTTTGCGGCGTTTGTGTTTCAACGAGCTGAATTAACGTTAGAATTAAAAAATGAACCAGAAGAGGCAAAAGGAGGACGACTCAAAAATTTGGAACTAACGGGCGATGTTAATGGATTAACCAAAGCGTTTTCAAAGATAAAAAACGATGATTTGGGAGTGGCCCTAGAAGCCTATTTATTACAAACACCATTTTCTATTCAAAATTCATTCATTGAAACAATGGCTAAAGAGGCTAGCTCAACAGAAGGCACTATGAAGGCTTATGTATTGGGTATAATGAGTTTGCCAGAATATCAAGTATGTTAA
- a CDS encoding alpha/beta hydrolase, producing METRYIKTNGIQLQVRMIGPSDGKPIFLLHGFPDFWFTWEKQMEALAASGFRVVAPDQRGYNHSDKPLEKEAYRQRILAADIMGLADALGYDTISLAGHDFGGIVAWAIATLYPTRVQKLAIISAPHFLASMKYSKTNTSQKFKSWYVLFFQLPFLPERLIKAFNYRVLRKSMPKSLSPQLLKRYLSAWSQPNAIHTMVNWYRGFVDGVKSREIQYGQIDIPTHILWGEQDKYLEVGLAELSLKQCTEGRLTVFDKTSHWVMHERSNEVNAILLKHFSSL from the coding sequence ATGGAAACTAGATATATCAAGACAAATGGCATTCAATTGCAAGTTAGAATGATAGGTCCATCAGATGGAAAGCCTATCTTTTTACTGCATGGATTTCCTGATTTTTGGTTTACGTGGGAAAAGCAAATGGAAGCGCTTGCTGCCAGTGGCTTTAGAGTTGTTGCACCCGATCAACGAGGATACAATCACAGTGATAAACCTCTAGAAAAAGAGGCGTACCGTCAGCGTATACTTGCAGCAGATATTATGGGCTTGGCGGATGCGTTAGGCTATGATACAATAAGTTTGGCTGGACATGATTTTGGGGGTATTGTTGCTTGGGCTATAGCAACTTTGTATCCAACGCGAGTCCAAAAGCTGGCAATAATTAGTGCTCCTCATTTTTTGGCTAGCATGAAATATAGTAAAACGAATACATCTCAAAAATTTAAAAGTTGGTATGTCTTATTTTTTCAATTACCTTTTTTACCAGAACGATTGATCAAAGCATTTAACTACAGAGTGTTGCGAAAGAGTATGCCTAAATCTTTGTCACCTCAACTGTTAAAACGATACTTGTCTGCTTGGTCACAACCCAATGCCATTCATACGATGGTCAATTGGTATCGAGGATTTGTAGATGGTGTTAAAAGTAGAGAAATACAGTATGGGCAAATTGACATTCCGACTCATATTTTGTGGGGCGAGCAGGATAAGTATCTAGAAGTAGGGTTGGCAGAATTGAGCTTAAAACAATGTACAGAAGGACGTTTGACAGTTTTTGATAAAACAAGTCATTGGGTAATGCACGAACGTTCAAATGAAGTTAATGCTATTTTGTTGAAGCATTTTAGTTCTTTGTAG
- a CDS encoding thymidylate synthase has product MKQYLDLLKHIQEHGVSKEDRTGTGTKSVFGYQMRFNLEDGFPLVTTKKIHLKSIIYELLWFLNGDTNVQYLQENGVRIWNEWADENGDLGPVYGKQWRSWVGSNGETIDQIQEVIHTLKTNPDSRRIIVNAWNVADLPKMALSPCHTMFQFYVANGKLSCQLYQRSADCFLGVPFNIASYALLTMMIAQVCDLGLGDFVHTFGDAHLYNNHLEQTKLQLSRTPRPLPTMKINSAVTSIFDFKYEDFELVDYNPHPHIKGVVAV; this is encoded by the coding sequence ATGAAACAATATTTAGACTTACTAAAACATATTCAAGAGCATGGTGTTTCTAAAGAAGACCGTACAGGAACAGGAACAAAATCTGTTTTTGGTTACCAAATGCGTTTTAATTTAGAGGATGGTTTCCCTTTAGTTACTACTAAAAAAATACATTTAAAAAGTATTATTTATGAACTGTTGTGGTTTTTGAATGGTGATACCAATGTACAATATTTGCAAGAAAATGGCGTGCGTATATGGAATGAATGGGCTGATGAAAATGGAGATTTAGGACCTGTTTATGGCAAACAGTGGAGAAGCTGGGTTGGGTCTAATGGCGAAACTATTGATCAGATCCAAGAAGTGATTCATACACTCAAAACAAATCCCGATTCTCGTCGAATTATTGTTAATGCTTGGAACGTAGCCGATTTGCCAAAGATGGCTCTATCACCTTGTCATACCATGTTTCAGTTTTATGTGGCGAATGGGAAGCTTTCTTGTCAGTTGTACCAACGCAGTGCAGATTGCTTTTTGGGCGTTCCATTTAATATTGCATCTTATGCTTTATTAACAATGATGATTGCACAAGTATGTGATTTAGGTTTAGGAGACTTTGTGCATACTTTTGGAGATGCTCATTTGTATAATAACCATTTAGAGCAAACAAAATTACAACTAAGTAGAACACCGAGACCTTTGCCAACTATGAAAATCAATTCAGCTGTTACGTCGATTTTTGATTTTAAGTATGAAGATTTTGAACTGGTAGATTACAACCCACATCCCCACATCAAAGGTGTTGTCGCAGTTTAG
- a CDS encoding DUF5916 domain-containing protein gives MKQLLLLTLVCITINLVGQVDPSGKKILKAIYVENAPKIDGVLDESVWDQAPIATDFVENTPNPGRKASQRTEVKVLYTTEGIYIGAKMYDTAPDSILKQLSVRDATGNVNADNFAVYIDGMYTQQTDFTFQVTAAGVQVDQNDGDGIWDAVWKSGVKIVEDGWVAELEIPYSQLRFPKSDIQTWGINFGRNIRRSRQGFFWSNIDPTQDNEVQQQGLLKGIERIQPPVRLSFTPYVAGYLNHAYDGATGKHTFTPNFSAGADMKYGINESFTLDVALVPDFGDVQSDNLVFNLSPFEIYYAERRPFFTEGVELFSRANLFYSRRIGSSPARYRLAAQQLDSTEFITKNPEKPYLINALKVSGRTKKGLGLGLFNAVTAPAFAQIQNDSGVTRRYETESFTNYNVVVVDQQFWRHSYVSLINASVVRFGGYTDALATGTEFKIADKKNVYGVAGSAAMSHRFLDTLKHNKDYDNGYRYDISFQKFSGNFRFRVRQQTMSKDYNINDIGFVGRTNFINTSAWVGYNTYQPFGHILRMWSGLDFSYEMLYNPAVFTRIQVGGEWGATLTNFLSLGADFRIEPMGYNDYFEARTDGQVWAKPTWTRINFWFSSDYRKVFALDGGLNYRRFWGQGAWAASDVIGARLKPLIRFSDNFNMILSADLTVRRNSLGYVTKTTDNGTGEQQIIFGSRFRQDLETSISANYLFTNKISLTLRVRHYWAVVDYNQFYGLSTNGQMNDIIYWGDHDTNFNAFNIDLIFRWRFAPGSELNVVWKNAILSYGTDPNYDYFNNFGGMFETGQNNQFSIKALYYLDFFTLFKKKNRGKRLN, from the coding sequence ATGAAACAGCTATTATTACTAACATTAGTATGTATTACAATCAATTTAGTAGGTCAAGTAGACCCTAGTGGAAAAAAGATATTAAAGGCTATTTATGTTGAAAATGCTCCTAAGATAGACGGTGTTTTGGATGAATCCGTTTGGGATCAGGCACCTATTGCAACTGATTTTGTTGAAAATACCCCAAATCCAGGACGCAAAGCTTCTCAACGGACAGAAGTTAAAGTTTTGTACACGACAGAGGGAATTTATATTGGAGCAAAAATGTACGATACTGCTCCTGATAGTATTTTAAAACAATTGAGTGTACGAGATGCGACTGGAAATGTTAATGCGGATAATTTTGCCGTTTATATTGATGGTATGTACACGCAGCAAACGGATTTTACGTTCCAAGTTACCGCAGCAGGTGTGCAGGTTGACCAAAATGATGGAGATGGTATCTGGGATGCTGTCTGGAAAAGTGGTGTCAAAATAGTAGAAGATGGATGGGTAGCTGAACTCGAAATTCCATATTCGCAACTGCGTTTTCCGAAAAGCGATATCCAAACTTGGGGCATTAACTTTGGTAGAAACATTCGTAGAAGTCGTCAAGGCTTTTTTTGGAGCAATATAGATCCCACCCAAGACAATGAAGTTCAGCAACAAGGCTTGTTAAAAGGAATCGAACGCATTCAACCTCCTGTTCGTTTATCGTTTACTCCTTATGTGGCGGGGTATTTAAATCATGCTTATGATGGCGCAACAGGAAAGCATACGTTTACACCCAATTTTTCGGCAGGAGCGGATATGAAATACGGTATCAATGAAAGTTTTACATTGGATGTTGCCCTTGTCCCCGATTTTGGAGATGTTCAGTCTGATAATTTAGTATTTAATCTTAGTCCTTTTGAAATTTACTATGCGGAGCGACGCCCTTTTTTTACAGAGGGAGTAGAATTGTTTAGTCGAGCTAATTTGTTTTATTCTAGGCGAATAGGAAGTTCTCCTGCACGATATAGATTGGCTGCTCAGCAACTGGATAGCACAGAGTTTATTACTAAAAACCCTGAAAAACCCTATTTAATTAATGCCCTAAAAGTTTCAGGTAGGACTAAAAAAGGCTTAGGGTTAGGACTGTTTAACGCTGTGACGGCACCTGCGTTTGCACAAATTCAGAATGATTCAGGGGTAACTCGACGTTACGAGACAGAGTCGTTTACGAATTACAATGTAGTCGTGGTCGATCAGCAATTTTGGAGACATTCTTATGTGAGTTTGATCAATGCGTCTGTTGTTCGTTTTGGAGGGTATACGGATGCTTTGGCTACAGGGACAGAGTTTAAGATCGCAGATAAGAAAAATGTGTATGGAGTAGCAGGAAGCGCAGCGATGAGTCATCGATTTTTAGATACTTTAAAGCATAATAAGGATTATGATAATGGGTATCGATATGATATTAGTTTCCAAAAGTTTAGTGGGAACTTTAGATTTAGAGTGCGCCAACAAACCATGAGCAAAGATTATAATATTAATGACATTGGTTTTGTAGGAAGAACAAACTTTATCAATACTTCAGCTTGGGTTGGATACAATACATATCAACCATTTGGGCATATTTTAAGAATGTGGTCTGGATTAGATTTTTCTTATGAAATGCTGTATAATCCTGCTGTTTTTACACGGATACAGGTTGGTGGGGAATGGGGAGCTACATTGACTAATTTTTTGTCTTTGGGAGCTGATTTTCGGATAGAACCAATGGGCTACAACGATTATTTTGAAGCAAGAACAGATGGGCAAGTTTGGGCAAAGCCAACATGGACAAGAATTAATTTTTGGTTCTCAAGTGATTATCGGAAAGTATTTGCCTTGGATGGAGGGCTTAATTATCGCCGGTTTTGGGGGCAAGGAGCTTGGGCGGCATCGGATGTTATTGGAGCACGCCTAAAACCTTTGATTCGTTTTAGTGATAATTTTAATATGATTCTTAGCGCAGATTTAACGGTTCGTAGGAATAGTTTGGGCTATGTGACGAAAACAACCGATAATGGCACAGGAGAACAACAAATCATTTTTGGCAGTCGTTTTCGACAAGATTTAGAAACGTCTATATCTGCTAATTATCTTTTTACGAATAAAATATCACTTACCTTAAGGGTTCGTCATTACTGGGCAGTAGTAGACTACAACCAATTCTATGGGCTCTCGACGAATGGTCAAATGAATGATATTATCTACTGGGGCGATCACGATACTAATTTTAATGCATTCAACATTGACCTTATTTTTAGATGGAGATTTGCCCCTGGGTCTGAACTGAATGTTGTTTGGAAAAATGCCATACTTAGTTACGGGACAGATCCCAACTACGATTACTTTAATAACTTTGGGGGGATGTTTGAGACTGGACAAAACAATCAATTTTCTATAAAAGCATTGTACTATTTAGACTTCTTTACATTGTTTAAGAAGAAAAATAGAGGAAAACGCTTGAACTAA
- a CDS encoding APC family permease gives MEAKIDLKEAMSIGIGGMVGGGIFAVLGLAVGLAKGGTPISFLIAGLIALLTSYSYVKLSLVYSDRGGTVRFINEGYGVGVFSGGANNLLWVSYIIMLSLYASAFGSYAPNLWQITSNANLNFHLYASSIIIIATIINYYSANVVSKIESIAVVVKLVILLFFILVGLYGLTTSEHLNQLAPSSWESPLSLLAGGMVIFVAYEGFELIANAVPDIKNPSSNIPKAYYGSIIFVIILYVIIAGVTVGSLGFDTIKDAEDYVLAEAAKPILGQIGFTIITIAALISTFSAINASLYGGSRVNYEIAEKDELPHQFTYKFWNHPVGLAITAILTLLMVNTLELESISTAGSVGFLLVFAIVNSVGFKLSNKTKGNAFVPALACVACLVAIIVMLVQHYSTSKLDVFIALGVVVICFVLEFIYKKIEQKS, from the coding sequence ATGGAAGCTAAGATTGACTTAAAAGAAGCGATGTCTATTGGGATTGGAGGAATGGTAGGTGGTGGCATTTTTGCTGTTTTAGGCTTGGCTGTTGGCTTAGCAAAAGGAGGAACACCTATTTCCTTTTTAATAGCAGGGTTGATTGCTTTGTTAACTTCTTATAGTTATGTCAAGTTATCTTTAGTATACTCGGACAGAGGAGGAACCGTACGTTTTATTAATGAAGGATATGGCGTTGGTGTATTTAGTGGAGGAGCAAATAATTTGTTGTGGGTAAGTTATATTATCATGCTATCGTTGTATGCATCTGCATTTGGCTCTTATGCGCCTAATTTATGGCAAATAACATCAAATGCAAATCTTAATTTTCATCTCTATGCTAGCAGTATTATTATAATTGCAACAATAATAAATTACTATAGCGCCAATGTTGTCTCAAAAATAGAATCTATCGCTGTTGTTGTAAAACTAGTTATTTTGCTATTCTTTATTTTGGTAGGATTGTATGGGTTAACAACAAGCGAACACCTCAATCAATTGGCTCCTTCGAGTTGGGAATCGCCATTGAGTTTGTTAGCAGGAGGCATGGTTATTTTTGTAGCATACGAAGGCTTTGAACTGATAGCGAATGCTGTTCCCGATATTAAAAATCCAAGCAGTAATATTCCCAAAGCATATTATGGCTCTATTATTTTTGTGATAATACTGTATGTTATTATTGCAGGTGTAACGGTTGGTTCATTGGGTTTTGATACCATAAAAGATGCAGAGGATTATGTATTGGCAGAAGCGGCAAAACCCATTTTGGGGCAAATTGGTTTTACCATTATAACAATCGCAGCATTGATTTCTACTTTTTCTGCTATCAATGCTTCATTGTATGGAGGAAGTCGAGTTAACTACGAAATTGCAGAAAAAGATGAATTGCCTCACCAATTTACATACAAATTTTGGAATCATCCTGTTGGGTTGGCTATAACAGCGATTTTGACACTGTTAATGGTTAATACATTAGAATTAGAAAGTATATCTACTGCTGGAAGTGTTGGCTTTTTATTGGTATTTGCTATTGTAAATTCGGTAGGTTTTAAGTTGTCCAATAAAACCAAAGGAAACGCTTTTGTTCCTGCTTTGGCTTGTGTGGCTTGTTTGGTAGCAATAATTGTCATGTTAGTACAGCATTATTCGACTAGCAAGTTAGATGTTTTTATCGCCTTGGGAGTGGTTGTCATTTGTTTTGTATTGGAATTTATTTATAAGAAAATAGAACAAAAATCATAA